The following proteins are co-located in the Argopecten irradians isolate NY chromosome 9, Ai_NY, whole genome shotgun sequence genome:
- the LOC138330576 gene encoding WD repeat-containing protein 76-like produces the protein MESTSQSSDEEDLQDESGISLYEKKRLQNMQDNANFFSTLGILEMKNEMADTKRKPSRRGLKQKKEKAPPPPRRSSLRLKRIDPEGNSLPPLPVIPEPVDEHARKPSGPLEMKEILLKEQNLDDHVVLMEKLKGFEQKGAKSRADNPDKTSLGSFMKTFSKMKLIEERVAKVVPNRVFSVDIHPSEDKVLVAAGDKWGAVGLWDVMPGCEHSTDGVIAYTPHSRPVNCLLFSPWNTSSLFSCSYDGTLRVGDIQKEVFDEVSCSKSLLETDFKM, from the exons ATGGAGTCCACCTCGCAGTCGAGTGATGAAGAGGATCTCCAGGATGAG AGCGGAATTAGCCTCTATGAAAAGAAAAGACTACAGAATATGCAAGACAATGCCAACTTCTTTTCTACACTTGGTATATTAGAG ATGAAAAATGAGATGGCCGACACAAAACGAAAACCATCCAGACGTGGTCTGAAACA GAAGAAGGAGAAGGCACCTCCTCCACCACGGAGAAGCAGTTTACGCCTGAAAAGGATTGACCCTGAAGGGAACTCCCTACCACCACTACCCGTCATACCGGAGCCTGTCGATGAACAT gCCAGAAAACCAAGTGGTCCCTTagaaatgaaagaaattttgctGAAGGAACAAAATTTGGATGACCATGTTGTTTTGATGGAGAAGTTAAAAGGATTCGAACAAAAAGGAGCGAAATCAAGGGCAGATAATCCAGACAAAACCAGTCTTGGAAG TTTCATGAAAACCTTCAGTAAAATGAAACTAATAGAGGAGAGAGTAGCTAAGGTAGTACCTAACCGGGTGTTTTCTGTGGATATTCACCCGTCTGAGGATAAAGTCCTAGTGGCCGCGGGGGACAAGTGGGGAGCCGTCGGACTATGGGACGTCATGCCAGGATGTGAACACTCCACAGATGGTGTAATAGCTTACACTCCCCATTCTCGTCCCGTCAACTGCTTGCTCTTCTCTCCTTGGAATACCTCATCCCTCTTCTCCTGTAGTTACGACGGTACATTGCGAGTTGGAGACATTCAGAAGGAAGTTTTTGATGAGGTTAGTTGTTCAAAATCATTGTTGGAGACGGACTTCAAAATGTAG